GGGGATTTTGACAAGGCAATCGCCCACTACGAAGAGTTGCTTGGCGAAGCCGAAACGGCTTTCCAGAAAACGCCCAACGACTTTGCGGCCCGGCAACAGCGCGACACCTTGGAAACCAACTTGGACAACGTGTTGGTTCGCTTGGCCCAACGCGGCAACTTTGCCCTGAAAGGCGGCTACTACGATCAAGGCGACTACGACACCAAACCGCCCTATGACGTCGGTTTTTCCGCACGGGTGACGGTTGAAGACAGCAAGGTGTTGCGGGTTGAAGGCACGTGGGGAGTCCAGCCGGTTGGCACCCGCATCCGGATTGTGTTGCGGGATGCCGACGACCCGAACGGACGCCCGGCCGAGATGGTTTGGGAGCGGGGCGACAAAGTCGACCTTGACCCCGATCGCGAAGCGACGTTCATGCAAGACGGTTTGTTCGTCAAGAACCAAGCGTTTTACCGGCGGATCGACATGTCCCGCGACCCGACGATGTACCCGTTCACAACGGACAAGTACGTGGTTGAGTTCTATTACAACATCCGCTCCGGCCCGCCGCACCTCCAAGACCGGTTCGGCTATAGCGGTGAAGGGATGACCGACGCGCGCTACATGAACACCGAAGTCCGGCCCGGCCAGCGGGTGATTTATGCCAAGCTGGAACTCACCCGCGACCAGTTGCTCCGCCAAGGCGAGTGGGCGACTAAAGTGCCGGTGGTTCAAACCGACGGCTTTGTGACGACGGGGACCAACCAATCGACGGACGTCATCAAAATCCCGACCCTGCGCAGCGACCGGGAAGAGACAACCGGCAACTAACAGGCAAAGCGCCTTTGGCGCCGGGGCATTTGCCCCGGCGCCGGGAGCTGTGCGGCAGGAATTTGGTGAACCCCGCCAGGGCCGGAAGGCAGCAACGGTAATCAGAGGACTGGGCGACGCAGTATTCCCGGCGCTTTGCCGGCTCCATTTTGGGGATTCCGGATTTGGTCCGGGCGGCGATTTCAAGTAAAACAGGCGTGGACACACGTGAGCTACCAGGCCCTCTTCCGCAAATACCGAAGCCAATCCTTTGAGGATCTGGTGGGCCAAGACCATGTCGTCCAAACCCTGAAAAATTCGATCCTCAAAGGCAAGATCGCCCAGGTGTACTTGTTCACGGGCCCGCGGGGGACGGGCAAAACATCGACGGCCCGGCTGCTGGCCAAAGCGCTCAATTGCACCGGGGGGCCGAGCCCCGAACCGCCGGCGGACTGCCCGATTTGTGCCGACATCGCCTCCGGCAATTGCCTGGACGTGGTGGAAATGGATGCGGCGAGCGAATCGGGGGTTGAAAAAGTCCGCGAACATATCGTTGAAGCCAGCGAATACCGCCCCAATGAATGCCGGTACCGCGTGTTCATCATCGACGAAGTCCATGATTTAAGCGCAAAGGCCTTCGACGCATTGCTCAAAACAATCGAGGAGCCGCCCTCCCATGCGGTGTTCATCCTGGCGACGACGGAATTCCACAAAGTGCCGCCCACAATCCGGAGCCGGTGCCAAAAATTCGAGTTCCACCGGGGAACGGTTTCGAACTTGGTGAAGAGGCTGTCCTACGTTGCCGGGCAAGAAGGGATCGAAATCGACCAGGCGGCGCTCAATGCCATTGCCCGTATGAGCGACGGCGGCTATCGCGATGCCTTGACGCTGTTGGAACAGGCCATCGTGACTGCGGACGGGGCAATCACCTTGGAGCATGTCTATGCGCAATTGGGTTTGGTCGGCGACGAATCGGCGGACGAATTGCTCCAAGCAGCGGCGCGGGGCGACATTGCGGCCATCATCGAGGGGTTAGAATCGATCTACCAGCAGGGCCGAGACCCCCAGGCGATTTTGGAAAGCTTGATGTACCGCTTGGCCGATATGACACGGGTTTTGGTTTCGACGGGCGGAACCGGGGATGCGGCCGTTGAAGCTGCATTGGCCGCGACCGCCAACCGGATTGGGCAAGAGGCGTTGCTGCGGTTGAGGACGGAAATCTCCCAAAGGCACCGGGCTGTCCGTGAGGTGACGTTGCCACGGGTATGGCTGGAGGCGGAATTGATCAAGGTCGCGCTAGACTTGCGGGCCGGCCATTCTGCCCAGACCACGCGCCGCGTCATGCCCTCCGAGCCCGAAGAGCTGCCAAAAGCCGCAACGGTGGCGCAGCCCAAGCCGGCCCCGACGGCTGTGATCGAAAAGGATCCGGTTGTGGAAGCAGAACCCCAACCCCCGGCAAGCTCTCCCGGCACCGGAGAAGCCAACCCCAAGATCCGGAAAACGGCGAAGGTGGGGCCAGAGGCATCGGTGGATGCCGTGTGGAATGCCGTTTGCGCAGAAATGATGGAGCTTTCAAAAGC
This window of the Armatimonadota bacterium genome carries:
- a CDS encoding tetratricopeptide repeat protein, encoding MKLNRTAMSIALVACLTVAGGINRWAYPLWRVNFSPRKNSDLRGLSGDQLLIALAGFREMVAGILWVRADTFFDEGNYDAILPIIRLVTMLDPKQIDVYATGMWHIAYNFTDEQNRSDRRYIPSALALGAEGSQNNDYTYELYFETGWLWYHKIDDDYDKAVSWWEKASTKKDIQTARRNILSMAYLRSGDFDKAIAHYEELLGEAETAFQKTPNDFAARQQRDTLETNLDNVLVRLAQRGNFALKGGYYDQGDYDTKPPYDVGFSARVTVEDSKVLRVEGTWGVQPVGTRIRIVLRDADDPNGRPAEMVWERGDKVDLDPDREATFMQDGLFVKNQAFYRRIDMSRDPTMYPFTTDKYVVEFYYNIRSGPPHLQDRFGYSGEGMTDARYMNTEVRPGQRVIYAKLELTRDQLLRQGEWATKVPVVQTDGFVTTGTNQSTDVIKIPTLRSDREETTGN
- the dnaX gene encoding DNA polymerase III subunit gamma/tau, with amino-acid sequence MSYQALFRKYRSQSFEDLVGQDHVVQTLKNSILKGKIAQVYLFTGPRGTGKTSTARLLAKALNCTGGPSPEPPADCPICADIASGNCLDVVEMDAASESGVEKVREHIVEASEYRPNECRYRVFIIDEVHDLSAKAFDALLKTIEEPPSHAVFILATTEFHKVPPTIRSRCQKFEFHRGTVSNLVKRLSYVAGQEGIEIDQAALNAIARMSDGGYRDALTLLEQAIVTADGAITLEHVYAQLGLVGDESADELLQAAARGDIAAIIEGLESIYQQGRDPQAILESLMYRLADMTRVLVSTGGTGDAAVEAALAATANRIGQEALLRLRTEISQRHRAVREVTLPRVWLEAELIKVALDLRAGHSAQTTRRVMPSEPEELPKAATVAQPKPAPTAVIEKDPVVEAEPQPPASSPGTGEANPKIRKTAKVGPEASVDAVWNAVCAEMMELSKAASVHLNGSYASGRSGNTVTIAFRTQVNADWVKGKPKLIQAIRASWHHHTGEELDFEFAGNGKREKAAPQMEGVSVESPLQGDRLAEAAKRIFGPGGASDQQNETP